One window of the Tubulanus polymorphus chromosome 11, tnTubPoly1.2, whole genome shotgun sequence genome contains the following:
- the LOC141913217 gene encoding uncharacterized protein LOC141913217 isoform X1, translating into MTSSQGIGGPNSYGAALLDHNPGCLNPTINLSKSKFEPYRPPLKLEGYMPFSKSNLPTHSELTTYNGMNDWMGMQGRIGSVPVAMSDGNWRKVPPLSAPYRPSTQEDYYRKYKELTQKKAYRYPNPGKPIVREGNIGGSWRHVKEVLGNKGYRVIYIDGVVRHYDHSKLNEELADRKTGVRGTPKYALSRQDLNNHRLDGENEFKPWLPPQLVQQQLQQHTRGLPPIYDAQPPRRLVSPQPDSSDRHRGFYQRN; encoded by the exons ATGACGTCATCACAAG gtatCGGCGGTCCGAATTCATACGGGGCGGCACTGTTAGACCACAATCCAGGATGTTTGAACCCGACAATTAACCTTTCCAAATCGAAATTCGAACCGTATCGCCCACCGCTCAAACTGGAAGGCTATATGCCGTTTTCAAAATCCAA CTTACCAACTCATTCAGAATT AACGACCTATAATGGAATGAACGATTGGATGGGAATGCAAGGTCGTATCGGGTCGGTTCCGGTGGCAATGTCTGACGGTAACTGGAGAAAAGTT CCCCCGCTGAGTGCACCGTACCGTCCATCAACTCAAGAGGACTACTACCGTAAATACAAGGAACTCACACAGAAGAAAGCCTACCGATATCCAAACCCCGGAAAACCCAT AGTAAGAGAAGGTAATATCGGAGGAAGTTGGCGTCATGTTAAAGAGGTTCTCGGGAATAAAGGCTACAGGGTGATTTATATTGAcg GTGTGGTGAGGCATTACGACCATAGCAAACTCAATGAGGAGCTAGCCGATAGGAAAACAGGAGTTAGAG GTACTCCGAAGTACGCGTTGAGTCGACaggatctgaataatcacAGATTGGATGGAGAGAACGAATTCAAACCATGGCTTCCTCCACAACTAGTTCAACAGCAATTACAACAACATACCCGTGGAT tacCACCAATATACGACGCCCAGCCACCGAGACGACTTGTAAGCCCTCAGCCAGATTCATCAGATCGTCATCGTGGTTTTTATCAACGTAACTGA
- the LOC141913217 gene encoding uncharacterized protein LOC141913217 isoform X2 has product MTSSQGIGGPNSYGAALLDHNPGCLNPTINLSKSKFEPYRPPLKLEGYMPFSKSKTTYNGMNDWMGMQGRIGSVPVAMSDGNWRKVPPLSAPYRPSTQEDYYRKYKELTQKKAYRYPNPGKPIVREGNIGGSWRHVKEVLGNKGYRVIYIDGVVRHYDHSKLNEELADRKTGVRGTPKYALSRQDLNNHRLDGENEFKPWLPPQLVQQQLQQHTRGLPPIYDAQPPRRLVSPQPDSSDRHRGFYQRN; this is encoded by the exons ATGACGTCATCACAAG gtatCGGCGGTCCGAATTCATACGGGGCGGCACTGTTAGACCACAATCCAGGATGTTTGAACCCGACAATTAACCTTTCCAAATCGAAATTCGAACCGTATCGCCCACCGCTCAAACTGGAAGGCTATATGCCGTTTTCAAAATCCAA AACGACCTATAATGGAATGAACGATTGGATGGGAATGCAAGGTCGTATCGGGTCGGTTCCGGTGGCAATGTCTGACGGTAACTGGAGAAAAGTT CCCCCGCTGAGTGCACCGTACCGTCCATCAACTCAAGAGGACTACTACCGTAAATACAAGGAACTCACACAGAAGAAAGCCTACCGATATCCAAACCCCGGAAAACCCAT AGTAAGAGAAGGTAATATCGGAGGAAGTTGGCGTCATGTTAAAGAGGTTCTCGGGAATAAAGGCTACAGGGTGATTTATATTGAcg GTGTGGTGAGGCATTACGACCATAGCAAACTCAATGAGGAGCTAGCCGATAGGAAAACAGGAGTTAGAG GTACTCCGAAGTACGCGTTGAGTCGACaggatctgaataatcacAGATTGGATGGAGAGAACGAATTCAAACCATGGCTTCCTCCACAACTAGTTCAACAGCAATTACAACAACATACCCGTGGAT tacCACCAATATACGACGCCCAGCCACCGAGACGACTTGTAAGCCCTCAGCCAGATTCATCAGATCGTCATCGTGGTTTTTATCAACGTAACTGA
- the LOC141913217 gene encoding uncharacterized protein LOC141913217 isoform X3, whose translation MPFSKSNLPTHSELTTYNGMNDWMGMQGRIGSVPVAMSDGNWRKVPPLSAPYRPSTQEDYYRKYKELTQKKAYRYPNPGKPIVREGNIGGSWRHVKEVLGNKGYRVIYIDGVVRHYDHSKLNEELADRKTGVRGTPKYALSRQDLNNHRLDGENEFKPWLPPQLVQQQLQQHTRGLPPIYDAQPPRRLVSPQPDSSDRHRGFYQRN comes from the exons ATGCCGTTTTCAAAATCCAA CTTACCAACTCATTCAGAATT AACGACCTATAATGGAATGAACGATTGGATGGGAATGCAAGGTCGTATCGGGTCGGTTCCGGTGGCAATGTCTGACGGTAACTGGAGAAAAGTT CCCCCGCTGAGTGCACCGTACCGTCCATCAACTCAAGAGGACTACTACCGTAAATACAAGGAACTCACACAGAAGAAAGCCTACCGATATCCAAACCCCGGAAAACCCAT AGTAAGAGAAGGTAATATCGGAGGAAGTTGGCGTCATGTTAAAGAGGTTCTCGGGAATAAAGGCTACAGGGTGATTTATATTGAcg GTGTGGTGAGGCATTACGACCATAGCAAACTCAATGAGGAGCTAGCCGATAGGAAAACAGGAGTTAGAG GTACTCCGAAGTACGCGTTGAGTCGACaggatctgaataatcacAGATTGGATGGAGAGAACGAATTCAAACCATGGCTTCCTCCACAACTAGTTCAACAGCAATTACAACAACATACCCGTGGAT tacCACCAATATACGACGCCCAGCCACCGAGACGACTTGTAAGCCCTCAGCCAGATTCATCAGATCGTCATCGTGGTTTTTATCAACGTAACTGA
- the LOC141912742 gene encoding RING finger protein 141-like — MGQENSQIRRIAPTQLVVLAEKLHHQADTLRQVATLTYEQFLMSVEELNQIIESFCESSEQQLLIAVKKGSDDSIIWKGTVRIHCLKVDKDTGVVRNKRVLNLRQYIRLHEEISRQAQSVTSDPEQKTLDTSTLLAEIAEETESRCISLEAEDSECCICMERQATVVLTCDHKYCEQCFDQWNTSHKSCPFCRKAVDSTIDTWVLTDKPDSNEMVTGVQDYLMGITEQTRDDDDAGNSNG, encoded by the exons ATGGGGCAGGAAAATTCACAAATACGACGAATAGCTCCGACACAACTGGTCGTGTTGGCTGAAAAACTACACCATCAAGCCGATACACTGAGACAAGTCGCTACATTGACCTACGAACAATTCCTCATGAGTGTCGAAGAATTAAACCAAAT AATTGAATCATTCTGTGAATCGTCTGAGCAGCAATTGTTGATCGCGGTCAAGAAAGGCTCCGACGATTCTATAATATGGAAAGGAACCGTGCGTATTCATTGTTTAAAG GTTGATAAAGATACTGGTGTCGTGAGGAACAAACGAGTGTTGAATCTACGTCAGTATATCAGACTACACGAAGAGATATCGCGTCAAGCTCAATCAGTTACTTCTGATCCTGAACAGAAAACCCTAGATACCTCAACATTATTAGCTGA GATTGCTGAAGAGACAGAGTCACGTTGTATCTCACTAGAAGCTGAAGATAGTGAATGTTGTATATGTATGGAACGTCAGGCTACAGTTGTATTAACTTGTGATCATAAATACTGTGAACAATGCTTCGATCAATG gAATACATCTCATAAATCGTGTCCATTTTGTCGTAAAGCTGTTGATAGTACGATAGACACGTGGGTTCTCACTGATAAGCCAGACTCGAATGAAATGGTCACAGGAGTTCAGGATTATCTGATGGGAATCACTGAGCAGACGCGCGATGATGACGATGCGGGAAACAGTAACGGTTGA
- the LOC141912601 gene encoding transmembrane emp24 domain-containing protein 1-like, with the protein MKMLLLGRRVDSMLLVQLVVALLVMVIGIASGKDREMTVDVAAGEKYCFFHTVNDREGAEFDVEYQVIEGGEMDVNFILNSPSGAVLVSEKKKTDGTHKTIPNEVGDYRFCFDNSFSRFSSKLVFFDLTTNEEDETKDWSKITVEDTLVDMRLEDFRMSMDKVKKSLEKASKIQDILRVFELRDRSVQESNFDRVNTWSVIQIAVMVTVAIIQVIMVRSLLDDKSTFHRMFAQEKIQSTLRT; encoded by the exons atgaaaatgttgcTTTTAGGAAGACGGGTCGATTCGATGTTGTTAGTTCAGTTAGTCGTGGCGCTGTTGGTAATGGTGATTGGAATCGCGTCGGGTAAAGATCGTGAGATGACAGTCGATGTGGCCGCCGGTGAAAAATACTGTTTCTTTCATACAGTTAACGATAGAGAAGGAGCCGAGTTTGATGTAGAATACCAG GTAATTGAAGGCGGAGAGATGGatgtgaatttcattttgaatagtcCATCTGGTGCTGTACTCGTATCtgagaaaaagaaaactgACGGAACTCATAA aACGATCCCGAATGAAGTCGGTGATTATCGATTCTGTTTTGACAATTCATTTAGTCGATTTTCGTCGAAACTCGTTTTCTTCGATTTGACGACGAATGAAGAAGACGAAACGAAAGATTGGAGTAAAATAACGGTCGAGGACACGCTGGTCGATATGAGACTAGAAGATTTCAGG aTGTCAATGGATAAAGTGAAGAAGAGTTTGGAAAAAGCGTCGAAGATTCAAGATATCCTGAGAGTGTTTGAACTGCGAGACCGGTCCGTGCAAGAATCGAACTTCGACCGCGTTAACACGTGGTCCGTTATACAGATCGCCGTCATGGTAACAGTCGCGATAATACAGGTGATTATGGTACGCAGTTTGTTAGATGATAAAAGTACGTTTCATCGAATGTTCGCGCaagagaaaattcaatcgaCTCTAAGAACGTGA